A genomic window from Candidatus Binatia bacterium includes:
- a CDS encoding S1C family serine protease has product MNASVHLLNKAVRTTMRVRSEIPSGHSSAGILGTERMGAGTVVEPSGLVLTAHYLVIGAQSVEVTPPDGQSLPGRVVGVDHSSGLAAVEVVGGRLPGLPVRQTTESVVGEEAFLVAAHEEGRRVSNGVVTSYAPFEAFWEYMVDRALTCSAASPGLGGGPLVDARGEMLGVVSLSLAEVGKFTLAVPACSAMQMIESIEKSGGYTNATPHAWIGVTSYPVGGNVIVAGVLPDSPAEAGGVAPGDIVVAVSGDAVKDRRTLYQAIWKTSPGGTVHVSVRRGDEFLELDIESSSIEKYFGP; this is encoded by the coding sequence TTGAACGCTTCTGTTCACCTCTTAAACAAGGCTGTCCGGACGACGATGCGCGTCCGCTCGGAGATCCCCTCGGGCCACTCGTCCGCGGGCATTCTCGGCACGGAGCGCATGGGGGCCGGGACCGTGGTCGAGCCCTCCGGCCTGGTCCTGACCGCACACTACCTGGTGATCGGGGCCCAGTCGGTCGAAGTCACCCCGCCCGACGGACAGAGCCTCCCGGGGCGCGTCGTGGGCGTTGACCATTCCAGTGGCCTCGCGGCGGTCGAGGTCGTGGGGGGACGGCTTCCGGGGCTTCCGGTCCGCCAGACGACCGAGTCCGTGGTCGGGGAGGAAGCATTCCTGGTCGCGGCGCACGAAGAAGGCCGGCGGGTGAGCAACGGTGTCGTCACGTCGTACGCACCCTTCGAGGCATTCTGGGAGTACATGGTCGATCGCGCCCTCACGTGTAGCGCTGCAAGCCCGGGACTCGGCGGCGGTCCGCTGGTCGATGCGCGCGGCGAGATGCTCGGGGTAGTTTCGCTCTCCCTTGCCGAGGTCGGCAAGTTCACTCTGGCCGTACCGGCATGCAGCGCGATGCAGATGATCGAGAGCATCGAGAAGAGCGGCGGCTACACGAATGCGACGCCCCATGCGTGGATCGGCGTGACGAGTTACCCGGTAGGCGGCAATGTGATCGTTGCGGGCGTCCTGCCCGATAGTCCTGCGGAAGCCGGCGGTGTCGCGCCCGGCGACATCGTCGTCGCGGTGAGCGGTGACGCGGTCAAAGATCGCCGCACTTTGTATCAGGCGATCTGGAAGACGTCACCGGGTGGGACCGTGCACGTCTCGGTTCGTCGCGGAGACGAATTCCTCGAACTCGATATCGAGTCGAGCAGCATCGAGAAGTACTTCGGCCCCTAG
- a CDS encoding transglycosylase SLT domain-containing protein: MSFGPRSRRSLSWLWVGLWLVVACPAGAREIARFENDTEFDSPTGLEARVQHWVDIFSRYSLTEAVVHDRLHPEYVLAVVPLKNGRGTELAQIKERYQELIQQVAGNPAWGISPFLHLFQVPIDPRRIAAATDRVRVQRGQREVMGKSIVRSRRYMKRIRQELQRLDLPERLAYLPHVESSFNSRARSRAGAVGLWQLMPATARPALRVDRRVDERTHPYKATKVAGEYLRHAHEKLGNWPLAITAYNYGLSGTMRAVEAVGSRHLPDIIDRHEGGNFGFAVRNFYAQFLAAAHVAENAGLYFPELVHDDGIEHVVCKGDTLWDLARRYGVSIEAIRRANMLSRSAHLRLGQRLLIHG; the protein is encoded by the coding sequence ATGTCCTTTGGCCCCCGGAGCCGGCGCTCTCTCAGCTGGTTGTGGGTGGGACTGTGGTTGGTGGTGGCGTGCCCGGCTGGGGCGCGTGAGATTGCGCGGTTCGAGAACGACACAGAATTCGACTCCCCCACGGGCCTCGAAGCCCGCGTGCAGCATTGGGTCGACATCTTCTCGCGGTACTCGCTGACCGAAGCGGTCGTGCACGACCGTCTTCACCCCGAGTACGTGCTCGCCGTCGTTCCTCTCAAGAACGGCCGCGGCACCGAGCTCGCGCAGATCAAAGAGCGCTACCAGGAACTGATTCAGCAAGTCGCCGGGAACCCGGCGTGGGGGATCAGCCCGTTCCTGCATTTGTTCCAGGTCCCGATCGATCCGCGACGCATCGCCGCAGCGACGGACCGCGTTCGCGTCCAACGAGGCCAACGCGAGGTCATGGGCAAGAGCATCGTGCGCTCGCGCCGCTACATGAAGCGGATTCGCCAAGAGCTGCAGCGCCTGGACCTTCCCGAGAGGCTCGCGTACCTGCCCCACGTCGAGTCCTCGTTCAACTCCCGCGCGCGTTCACGCGCCGGGGCCGTCGGGCTGTGGCAGCTCATGCCGGCGACGGCCCGACCGGCGCTGAGAGTCGACCGCCGCGTCGATGAACGCACCCACCCCTACAAGGCCACGAAGGTCGCCGGGGAGTACCTGCGCCACGCACACGAGAAGCTCGGAAACTGGCCGCTCGCGATCACCGCCTACAACTACGGCCTCTCCGGAACGATGCGTGCCGTCGAAGCGGTCGGTTCGCGTCATCTCCCAGACATCATCGATCGACATGAAGGCGGGAATTTCGGATTCGCGGTGCGGAACTTCTACGCGCAGTTCCTCGCGGCCGCGCACGTCGCGGAGAACGCGGGCCTGTACTTCCCCGAGCTCGTCCACGACGACGGCATCGAGCACGTCGTGTGCAAGGGTGATACCCTATGGGACCTCGCGCGACGCTACGGCGTCTCGATTGAAGCGATCCGGCGCGCCAACATGCTTTCCCGCTCCGCGCACTTGCGGCTCGGGCAACGTCTCCTGATCCACGGGTAA
- the uvrA gene encoding excinuclease ABC subunit UvrA, with translation MADRIVVRGAREHNLDNIDVEIPRDELVVITGLSGSGKSSLAFDTIYAEGQRRYVESLSAYARQFLEQMQKPDVDSIDGLSPSISIEQKTTSRNPRSTVGTVTETYDYLRLLYARVGTPHCHQCGNPITSQTVQQIVDRVLSWDEGTRLHILAPLVRDRKGEYKKELLDLRKAGFARVRVDGEMRDLGEDIVLKKTLKHTIDVVVDRLIVKAGIAKRLADSLETAFRYGGDLVKVEHQADKSVPLAEQLFSQKLACADCGVSYPEIAPRSFSFNSPHGACERCSGLGVRRVFDSDKVIADDTKSLEGGAIAPWGRRLDTYRPLLRALAKHFAIDLDTPWKDLPAKVQDQLLHGTGKTKIEIAAARGRKVSRAFDGILKVLDKRYRETESNLRREELESYQSALACEACNGRRLRPQAEYVRLGGKSITELTALSIAEAHDFVLGLELAPQQEVVARLILKEIVERLGFLRDVGLTYLSLDRSAGTLSGGEGQRIRLATQIGSSLVGVVYVLDEPSIGLHQRDNERLLTTLARLRDLGNSVLVVEHDRDTMVAADHLIDMGPGAGRLGGRIVAQGTPAEVRATEGSLTGSYLAGRLEIPLPAQRLQGNGWNLEVRGARHNNLKNLDVDFPLGTMTCVTGVSGSGKSSLVVDTLWKGLAKQLYRAKDAPGDCDGIEGWQLLDKVVDIDQAPIGRTPRSNPATYTGLFQPIRDLFAQLPESRVRGYEAGRFSFNVKGGRCEACTGDGLLKIEMHFLPDVYVTCEVCGGRRYNRETLEVLYKGKSIADVLEMTVVEALEFLSAVPACRTRLETLRDVGLDYVHLGQSATTLSGGEAQRIKLSKELSRRATGKTLYILDEPTTGMHFEDVRRLLEVLRRLVDGGNTVLVIEHNLDVIKVADHVLDLGPEGGQAGGEIVVQGTPETVAACERSYTGRFLRKALAERSSDLRRGAGAP, from the coding sequence ATGGCCGATCGGATCGTCGTGCGCGGCGCGCGCGAGCACAACCTCGACAACATCGACGTCGAGATCCCGCGCGACGAGCTCGTCGTGATCACGGGACTCTCGGGGTCGGGAAAGTCGTCGCTTGCGTTCGACACGATCTACGCGGAGGGGCAGCGCCGCTACGTCGAGTCGCTCTCGGCCTACGCGCGGCAGTTTCTCGAGCAGATGCAGAAGCCGGATGTCGACTCGATCGACGGGCTCTCGCCGTCGATCTCGATCGAGCAAAAGACGACCTCTCGAAACCCACGTTCGACGGTCGGGACCGTCACGGAGACTTACGACTACCTGCGACTCCTCTACGCTCGAGTCGGGACGCCGCACTGCCATCAATGTGGGAACCCGATCACGTCGCAGACCGTCCAGCAGATCGTCGATCGCGTGCTGTCCTGGGACGAAGGCACGCGCCTGCACATCCTGGCGCCCCTCGTTCGCGATAGGAAGGGGGAGTATAAGAAGGAGCTCCTCGATCTGCGAAAAGCCGGGTTCGCGCGCGTCCGCGTGGATGGGGAAATGCGCGACCTTGGAGAGGACATCGTCCTCAAGAAGACTCTGAAGCACACGATCGACGTCGTCGTGGATCGGTTGATCGTCAAGGCGGGCATTGCGAAGCGCCTTGCCGATTCCCTCGAGACCGCCTTCCGGTACGGCGGCGACCTGGTGAAGGTCGAGCATCAAGCGGACAAGTCGGTGCCGCTCGCGGAGCAGCTCTTCTCGCAGAAGCTCGCGTGCGCGGACTGCGGGGTCTCCTACCCGGAGATCGCGCCACGTTCGTTCTCGTTCAATAGTCCACACGGGGCCTGCGAGCGCTGTAGTGGGCTCGGTGTTCGGCGGGTGTTCGATTCGGACAAGGTGATCGCGGACGATACGAAGTCCCTCGAGGGTGGTGCGATCGCACCGTGGGGGCGCCGCCTCGACACGTATCGTCCTCTCTTGCGCGCGCTCGCAAAGCACTTCGCGATCGATCTCGACACCCCGTGGAAGGATCTTCCGGCCAAGGTACAGGACCAGCTGCTGCACGGAACCGGCAAGACGAAGATCGAGATCGCGGCGGCGCGCGGGCGAAAGGTCTCGAGAGCCTTCGACGGGATCCTGAAGGTTCTCGACAAGCGCTATCGCGAGACGGAGTCGAACCTGCGCCGCGAAGAGCTCGAGTCCTACCAGAGCGCGCTCGCTTGCGAGGCGTGCAACGGGCGTCGACTACGGCCGCAGGCGGAGTACGTTCGACTCGGGGGTAAGTCGATCACCGAACTCACCGCGCTCTCGATCGCGGAGGCACACGATTTCGTCCTCGGTCTCGAGCTGGCACCGCAGCAGGAAGTCGTCGCGCGGCTGATCCTGAAAGAGATCGTCGAGCGCCTCGGCTTCCTGCGAGACGTCGGCCTCACGTACCTCAGCCTCGATCGTAGTGCGGGGACACTTTCTGGAGGCGAGGGGCAGCGGATCCGCCTGGCGACGCAGATCGGGTCGTCGCTCGTCGGCGTGGTCTACGTGCTGGACGAGCCGTCCATTGGCCTCCACCAGCGCGACAACGAGCGCCTCCTGACCACGCTTGCTCGCCTTCGCGATCTCGGAAACTCGGTTCTCGTCGTCGAGCACGACCGCGACACGATGGTCGCGGCCGACCATCTAATCGACATGGGGCCCGGCGCGGGGAGACTCGGGGGGCGCATCGTGGCCCAGGGGACGCCCGCGGAGGTTCGGGCGACGGAAGGGTCCCTCACGGGGAGCTACCTCGCGGGTCGTCTCGAGATTCCGCTTCCGGCGCAGCGCTTGCAAGGAAACGGCTGGAACCTCGAGGTGCGCGGTGCGCGGCACAACAACCTGAAGAATCTCGACGTCGACTTCCCGCTCGGCACGATGACGTGCGTGACGGGCGTCTCGGGATCGGGCAAGTCGTCACTCGTCGTCGACACGCTGTGGAAGGGTCTCGCGAAGCAGCTCTACCGCGCGAAGGACGCACCCGGAGACTGTGATGGCATCGAGGGGTGGCAGTTGCTCGACAAGGTCGTCGACATCGATCAGGCACCCATCGGCCGGACCCCCCGCTCGAATCCCGCTACGTACACGGGACTGTTCCAGCCGATTCGGGATCTCTTCGCACAGCTGCCGGAGTCGCGGGTCCGTGGCTACGAAGCGGGGCGGTTCTCGTTCAACGTGAAAGGCGGACGGTGCGAAGCCTGCACCGGGGATGGACTCCTCAAGATCGAGATGCACTTCCTCCCCGACGTCTACGTGACGTGCGAAGTGTGCGGCGGCCGACGCTACAACCGTGAGACGCTCGAAGTTCTCTACAAGGGAAAGTCGATAGCCGACGTGCTCGAGATGACCGTGGTCGAAGCATTGGAGTTTCTTTCTGCGGTTCCCGCCTGTCGCACGCGGCTCGAGACGCTGCGTGACGTCGGCTTGGACTACGTTCACCTGGGACAATCCGCGACGACGTTGTCGGGGGGCGAAGCGCAGCGGATCAAGCTCTCGAAGGAGCTGAGCCGCCGCGCGACGGGGAAGACTCTGTACATCCTCGACGAGCCGACGACCGGAATGCACTTCGAGGACGTACGTCGCCTCCTCGAGGTCCTCCGCCGCCTGGTCGACGGCGGGAACACCGTGCTCGTGATCGAGCACAACCTCGACGTGATCAAGGTTGCCGATCACGTGCTCGACCTGGGGCCGGAAGGGGGACAGGCGGGAGGCGAAATCGTCGTGCAGGGCACCCCCGAAACGGTGGCGGCGTGTGAACGCTCTTATACCGGCCGCTTTTTGCGGAAAGCGCTTGCAGAACGGTCGTCCGATCTTCGCCGCGGGGCGGGCGCTCCCTGA
- a CDS encoding YCF48-related protein, which produces MMPPRLRSFLVGASASLLLLAPAAAHASSPGDIVLPRDLRVNLFGACFTTPDTGWVAGDLGRIFRTEDGGKTWLRQDTGGLRPFFSIACVDDQHVWLSTTDGAVYATTDGGATWTKQQTPVERNLLQVRFANTKRGTAVGDFGQVVHTEDGGVTWQDVGLPKDFKLPDMALDMGVAPNDALLYGMSYADENNVWVSGEFGTIIMSSDGGQTWTQQKTGLESTLFGIHMRDAQNGMAVGIDSVILTTTDGGENWKPIRGPFQERPYYDVVISGQIGWIVGGQGTLLTTSDGGATWGVFETPIEMASEWFRGLSLSGETGYLVGGAGLVYRSDGTEATLLGAETETKRIIEHGG; this is translated from the coding sequence ATGATGCCACCTCGTCTTCGATCGTTCCTGGTGGGGGCTTCTGCGTCCCTGCTGCTCCTCGCTCCGGCGGCCGCGCATGCGTCGTCGCCCGGAGATATCGTGCTGCCCCGAGATCTCCGCGTGAATCTCTTCGGCGCGTGCTTCACCACTCCCGATACCGGTTGGGTTGCGGGTGACCTCGGCCGCATCTTCCGCACGGAAGACGGCGGCAAGACGTGGTTGCGGCAGGACACCGGCGGTCTTCGTCCCTTCTTCAGCATCGCCTGTGTCGACGATCAGCATGTCTGGCTGTCGACCACCGACGGCGCGGTCTACGCGACCACCGACGGTGGCGCGACCTGGACGAAGCAGCAGACCCCGGTCGAGCGGAACCTCCTGCAGGTTCGCTTCGCGAATACCAAGCGCGGGACGGCGGTCGGCGATTTCGGCCAGGTGGTCCATACCGAAGACGGTGGGGTGACCTGGCAGGACGTAGGCCTTCCCAAAGACTTCAAGCTTCCCGACATGGCCCTCGACATGGGCGTGGCCCCGAATGACGCACTTCTCTACGGCATGTCCTACGCCGACGAGAACAACGTCTGGGTGTCGGGTGAGTTCGGGACGATCATCATGAGCAGCGATGGCGGCCAGACGTGGACGCAGCAGAAGACCGGCCTCGAGAGCACGCTCTTCGGCATCCATATGCGCGACGCGCAGAACGGGATGGCGGTCGGCATCGATAGCGTGATTCTCACCACGACCGACGGTGGCGAGAACTGGAAGCCGATTCGCGGCCCATTCCAGGAGCGGCCCTACTACGACGTAGTGATCTCCGGGCAGATCGGTTGGATCGTCGGCGGGCAGGGCACGTTGCTCACCACCTCCGACGGCGGCGCGACCTGGGGGGTCTTCGAGACTCCGATCGAGATGGCGTCTGAGTGGTTCCGCGGTTTGAGCCTGAGTGGTGAGACCGGTTATCTGGTCGGTGGCGCAGGGTTGGTTTATCGGAGCGACGGCACGGAAGCGACGCTCCTGGGCGCCGAGACCGAGACCAAGCGCATCATCGAGCACGGCGGCTGA
- a CDS encoding amino acid carrier protein, producing MKTLQDTIDDLFGVIVAWITPILFFDFGIGVPFIIILLVTGGIFFTFRFGFVNLRLFRHGIDCVRGKFDNPDDPGEISHFRALTSALSATVGLGNIAGVAVAIAAGGPGAIFWMWLVAFFGMSLKFSSCSLAQMYRQIGPDGHVLGGPMVYLRDGIREQRPELAWLGSFLGILFAVLTLLASFGAGNMFQGKMSFEITRSVVPVLDTIPGAAWIVGLTFAVLVGAVILGGIRRIGEVTGRMVPTMCAFYLTICLVIILVNVDRVPALFLDIFRQAFAPEAASGGFLGVLVQGTRRAAFSNEAGLGSAAIAHAAARTDEPIREGSVAMLGPFIDTIVVCTMTALAILITGVHDPGTQMSWAEGAILTARAFGTLHASAQYLLVVVVLVFAYSTMISWSYYGERATEFLFGRAGILPYRIVYVFFVALGPVLRVDDVLDFSDIMLLSMAFPNVIGMLFLARHVRAETDAYVARI from the coding sequence GTGAAAACTTTGCAGGACACCATCGACGACCTTTTCGGCGTCATCGTGGCATGGATCACTCCGATCCTCTTCTTCGATTTTGGAATCGGAGTGCCCTTCATCATCATCCTCCTCGTGACGGGCGGCATCTTCTTCACGTTCCGTTTCGGCTTCGTCAATCTTCGGCTCTTCCGACACGGGATCGATTGCGTGCGCGGTAAGTTCGACAATCCCGATGACCCCGGAGAGATCTCCCACTTCCGCGCTCTCACCTCCGCGCTCTCGGCGACCGTAGGACTCGGCAACATCGCCGGCGTCGCAGTCGCAATCGCCGCAGGTGGGCCCGGTGCCATCTTCTGGATGTGGCTCGTCGCGTTCTTCGGGATGAGCCTGAAGTTTTCCTCCTGTTCTCTTGCGCAGATGTACCGCCAGATCGGACCCGACGGGCACGTACTCGGAGGACCGATGGTGTACCTCCGCGACGGGATCCGAGAGCAGCGGCCCGAACTCGCCTGGCTTGGGAGCTTCCTCGGGATCCTCTTCGCCGTGCTCACCTTGCTTGCGTCGTTCGGCGCCGGAAACATGTTCCAGGGCAAGATGTCGTTCGAAATCACGCGGTCCGTCGTGCCGGTCCTCGATACGATTCCCGGTGCCGCGTGGATCGTCGGCTTGACTTTCGCCGTCCTGGTCGGGGCCGTCATCCTCGGCGGCATCCGTCGCATCGGCGAAGTCACCGGCCGCATGGTTCCAACCATGTGTGCTTTCTACTTGACGATCTGCCTCGTGATCATCCTCGTGAACGTAGATCGTGTACCCGCGCTGTTCTTGGACATCTTCAGGCAAGCCTTCGCGCCCGAAGCGGCCTCTGGTGGATTCCTCGGCGTCCTCGTTCAGGGAACGCGGCGCGCCGCGTTTTCGAACGAGGCCGGCCTCGGCTCCGCCGCGATCGCCCACGCCGCGGCTCGGACCGACGAGCCCATTCGCGAAGGATCCGTCGCGATGCTCGGCCCCTTCATCGACACGATCGTCGTCTGCACGATGACGGCACTCGCGATTCTGATTACGGGCGTGCACGACCCCGGTACGCAAATGAGCTGGGCCGAAGGCGCGATCCTCACGGCGCGCGCGTTCGGGACTCTCCACGCGTCCGCGCAGTACCTCCTGGTCGTCGTGGTCCTCGTGTTCGCCTATTCGACGATGATCTCGTGGAGCTACTACGGAGAGCGCGCGACGGAGTTCCTCTTCGGGCGCGCGGGGATCCTACCGTACCGAATCGTCTATGTGTTCTTCGTCGCGCTGGGGCCAGTCCTGCGGGTGGACGATGTGCTCGACTTCTCCGACATCATGCTGCTGTCGATGGCCTTCCCGAACGTGATCGGAATGCTGTTCCTCGCTCGCCACGTGCGAGCAGAAACCGACGCCTACGTCGCGCGGATCTAG
- a CDS encoding aminotransferase class IV — translation MSRPRPRRVVWLDGRVLPASRARVSVFDRGLLYGDAAFETVRVYRGKPFRWREHRKRLATTLKRLAIPFPRTDLRRAIDEVLEAARLTEAAVRLTITRGVGEGLAPSAKLDPTLLLIPRPVPAGLEDARINGVSVIRLPFGQGRHGFTTGHKTTDYAAAVQGRILAARADAFEALYVEEDGSLSEATTSNVFVVKRGRLLTPPVTAGCLPGITREVVLQIAEKEGLPTREQVLQAGPLEDADEIVLTGSVIEVMPVVRLDDSPVGTGAPGPVTTLLQRAFRRRVAAALK, via the coding sequence GTGAGTCGCCCGCGCCCAAGACGGGTCGTGTGGCTGGACGGCCGGGTGCTCCCGGCGTCCCGTGCCCGGGTGTCGGTCTTCGACCGGGGCCTGCTCTACGGCGACGCCGCATTCGAGACCGTTCGGGTCTACCGCGGCAAACCGTTCCGCTGGCGGGAACATCGGAAACGCCTCGCGACGACGCTCAAGCGACTGGCGATCCCGTTCCCGCGCACCGATCTCCGGCGCGCCATCGACGAGGTCCTGGAAGCCGCACGACTGACGGAGGCTGCCGTACGACTCACGATCACTCGCGGCGTAGGCGAAGGACTCGCACCGAGCGCCAAGCTCGACCCTACACTCCTTCTCATCCCGCGGCCGGTTCCCGCCGGCCTCGAGGACGCCCGAATCAACGGTGTCTCCGTAATCCGTCTCCCGTTCGGCCAGGGACGCCACGGGTTCACGACCGGGCACAAGACCACCGACTACGCAGCGGCCGTTCAGGGCCGAATCCTCGCGGCACGCGCCGACGCCTTCGAAGCACTGTACGTGGAAGAAGACGGCTCGCTGAGCGAAGCGACGACGAGCAACGTCTTTGTCGTCAAACGCGGCCGCTTGCTCACGCCCCCGGTCACGGCCGGATGCCTCCCCGGCATCACGCGAGAAGTCGTGCTGCAGATCGCGGAGAAAGAGGGCCTCCCGACCCGCGAACAAGTCCTCCAAGCCGGACCTCTCGAGGATGCGGACGAGATCGTTCTGACCGGCAGCGTGATCGAAGTCATGCCCGTCGTGCGCCTCGATGATTCCCCCGTCGGAACGGGGGCCCCCGGGCCGGTGACGACTCTTTTGCAACGCGCGTTCCGCCGACGGGTTGCAGCCGCGCTGAAATAG
- a CDS encoding anthranilate synthase component I family protein, whose amino-acid sequence MWSVELKNSAPASEVFRSLCQRAGSFWLDCAFGERASFMSYAPVAQLRIGADGRAYRTDANGASVVDGDPIQALTDFVREAAPFGGGSGAPRTVGFLGYELGPELEPHFAARPSDDDVPRAYLARYDAVLACVPQHEEPDAPCRLHIEAASEAAGQALLSAVTEGTRQPIRTPTHANARLIESPDWPEYQRAVATALDYIAAGDVYQVNLARRFQVESSAPAADAYLALRAAQPVPFGAFLECEGFSVLSNSPERFLRVHGDSIATEPIKGTCRRDPKADVDHTLRAELRADPKERAEHVMIVDLERNDLGRLCERASVHVTSLLRLEPFKTLHHLVSTVEGRLRAGTDLSAILRATFPGGSITGAPKIRASEVIHELEPHGRGLYTGALVWFRAEDDFDSSIAIRTAIARDGTYSYHAGGGIVADSDAQREYDECWLKAHAFLTALLGHGVAAALFEAQARCRSEEEAPPAAPAEASE is encoded by the coding sequence ATGTGGTCAGTCGAGCTCAAGAATTCGGCCCCGGCCTCGGAGGTCTTCCGAAGCCTCTGCCAACGGGCAGGATCCTTCTGGTTGGATTGTGCGTTCGGCGAGCGCGCCTCCTTTATGAGCTACGCTCCGGTGGCGCAACTACGGATCGGCGCCGATGGGCGCGCCTACCGCACCGACGCGAACGGCGCGTCGGTGGTCGATGGAGACCCCATCCAAGCGCTCACGGACTTCGTGCGGGAAGCTGCCCCCTTCGGCGGTGGATCGGGCGCGCCGCGCACCGTGGGCTTCCTCGGCTACGAGCTCGGCCCCGAGCTCGAACCACATTTCGCAGCGCGACCGAGTGATGACGACGTCCCGCGCGCTTACCTGGCCCGATACGACGCCGTTCTCGCGTGCGTCCCGCAGCATGAGGAGCCCGACGCCCCTTGCCGGCTTCACATCGAAGCCGCGAGTGAAGCCGCCGGGCAAGCTCTCCTCTCCGCCGTCACCGAAGGCACCCGACAGCCCATCCGAACGCCGACCCATGCGAACGCACGGCTGATCGAGTCCCCAGATTGGCCGGAATACCAGCGTGCGGTCGCCACGGCGCTCGATTACATCGCCGCCGGGGATGTCTATCAGGTCAATCTGGCGCGACGCTTCCAGGTCGAGAGCTCCGCTCCGGCCGCGGACGCGTACCTGGCGCTGCGCGCCGCCCAGCCGGTTCCGTTCGGCGCGTTTCTCGAATGCGAGGGGTTCTCCGTCCTCTCGAACTCGCCTGAGCGCTTTCTCCGTGTACACGGCGACAGCATCGCAACGGAACCAATCAAGGGAACGTGCCGTCGCGACCCGAAGGCCGACGTCGATCACACGCTGCGCGCCGAGCTCCGCGCCGATCCGAAGGAGCGAGCCGAGCACGTCATGATCGTCGATCTCGAGCGTAACGACCTCGGCCGGCTTTGCGAGCGCGCCAGTGTCCACGTGACGTCGCTCCTACGGCTCGAGCCCTTCAAGACGCTCCATCACCTCGTGTCGACCGTAGAAGGTCGACTCCGCGCGGGAACGGATCTTTCCGCGATTCTGCGAGCCACGTTTCCCGGCGGTTCCATCACAGGAGCGCCGAAGATCCGCGCGAGCGAGGTCATCCACGAACTCGAACCGCACGGACGTGGACTCTACACCGGCGCCCTCGTGTGGTTTCGGGCGGAAGACGACTTCGACTCCTCGATCGCCATTCGCACCGCGATCGCGCGAGACGGGACGTATTCCTATCACGCGGGCGGCGGGATCGTCGCCGACTCGGACGCGCAGCGTGAGTACGACGAGTGCTGGTTGAAGGCGCACGCGTTCCTGACCGCACTGCTCGGCCACGGCGTCGCGGCCGCTCTCTTCGAGGCGCAGGCTCGATGCCGGTCCGAAGAAGAAGCACCTCCCGCCGCGCCGGCTGAGGCGTCGGAGTGA